In Spirochaeta thermophila DSM 6578, the following proteins share a genomic window:
- a CDS encoding MGS domain-containing protein, protein MELNRVNLVHRLVPVRHVIISVADKSGLPEFVRALVRLAPDVRIYSTGGTARLVAEVLGEASSHHLVPISSYTGQPEMQGGLVKTLDFKIYMGLLSETYNEEHRKDMARTGAVPFDMVVVNLYPFEKAVSEAGATLEDGRTHIDIGGPCMLRAAAKNFLRVAAVSDPSQYGRVLEDLEVHTGATSYELRLSLAREVFARTSAYDRAIARFLEHVPATFEDSPYEEPEA, encoded by the coding sequence ATGGAACTCAATCGTGTGAACCTGGTGCATAGACTGGTCCCGGTACGGCACGTGATCATCAGCGTGGCCGACAAGAGCGGACTTCCGGAGTTCGTTCGGGCGCTCGTCCGCCTCGCACCCGATGTGCGCATCTATTCGACAGGAGGGACCGCGCGTCTCGTAGCCGAGGTGTTGGGGGAAGCCTCCTCCCATCATCTCGTCCCCATCTCCTCGTATACGGGGCAGCCCGAGATGCAGGGAGGGTTGGTGAAGACCCTCGACTTCAAGATCTACATGGGGCTCCTTTCGGAGACCTACAACGAGGAGCACCGGAAGGACATGGCCCGTACCGGCGCGGTCCCTTTCGATATGGTGGTGGTGAACCTCTACCCCTTCGAGAAGGCGGTGTCCGAGGCAGGGGCCACGCTAGAGGACGGAAGGACCCACATCGACATCGGCGGCCCCTGTATGCTCAGGGCCGCGGCCAAGAACTTCCTCCGGGTGGCTGCGGTGAGCGATCCTTCACAGTACGGACGCGTGCTCGAGGACCTCGAGGTCCACACAGGGGCGACCAGCTACGAACTCCGGCTCTCGCTCGCACGTGAGGTCTTCGCCCGCACCTCGGCCTATGATCGGGCCATTGCCCGGTTTCTTGAGCATGTGCCCGCAACCTTCGAGGATTCCCCGTACGAGGAGCCGGAGGCATGA
- a CDS encoding AICARFT/IMPCHase bienzyme formylation region, whose product MKDYRELKRMYRTIQEDPFPPRIELAFVNEGERYTLIYEKVSWTIEGEDRGLRYGENPDQPAAMYRLVNGAVSLGSVEVFADGAWLSSDVELLQSGKHPGKINITDVDSALHILRYLQERPCCVIVKHNNPSGVAVADSLAEAYTKAYFADRIAAFGGAVVLNRAVDRQTAEEIARTYCEVVAAPDYEGEALDLLKTRKNLRIMRISRMENLREFAFRRYIDFTSLLDGGLILQASFASSVRTAEDFFPAVAEHQGVRYEIERKPTEKELEDMLFGWFVETGVTSNSVIYVKDGVTVGIGTGEQDRVGVAMIARDKAYVKMADRLCWQRFGVSWYELDDETKRREIWEEVEEARGGLEGAIMVSDAFFPFRDGVDVGIREGITGVVQPGGSLRDHEVIQACNEAGVTMVFTGQRCFRH is encoded by the coding sequence ATGAAGGACTACCGTGAACTCAAGAGGATGTATCGAACGATTCAGGAGGATCCCTTCCCGCCTCGGATAGAGCTCGCCTTCGTCAATGAGGGGGAACGGTACACCCTCATCTACGAGAAGGTGAGCTGGACCATAGAGGGCGAGGACCGAGGCCTCAGGTACGGAGAGAATCCCGATCAGCCTGCGGCCATGTACCGCCTCGTGAACGGTGCGGTCTCCCTCGGGTCGGTGGAGGTGTTCGCCGACGGTGCATGGCTCTCGAGCGACGTGGAGCTCCTGCAGTCGGGGAAACACCCCGGCAAGATCAACATCACCGATGTGGACAGCGCCCTCCACATCCTCCGCTACCTCCAGGAGAGGCCGTGCTGCGTGATCGTGAAGCACAACAATCCTTCAGGCGTGGCGGTGGCCGACAGCCTCGCGGAGGCCTATACCAAGGCCTACTTCGCGGACAGGATCGCGGCCTTCGGTGGAGCGGTGGTGCTCAACCGAGCCGTCGATCGCCAGACGGCCGAGGAGATCGCCCGTACGTACTGCGAGGTGGTGGCGGCGCCCGACTACGAGGGTGAGGCCCTCGACCTTCTCAAGACCCGGAAGAACCTGCGGATCATGCGCATCTCGAGGATGGAGAATCTCCGGGAGTTCGCCTTCAGACGATACATCGACTTCACCTCACTTCTGGACGGAGGGCTCATCCTCCAGGCCTCTTTCGCTTCTTCCGTTCGAACCGCCGAGGACTTTTTCCCGGCGGTGGCCGAGCATCAGGGGGTGCGCTACGAGATCGAGCGAAAACCCACCGAAAAGGAGCTCGAGGACATGCTCTTCGGGTGGTTCGTGGAGACCGGGGTGACGAGCAATTCGGTCATCTATGTGAAGGATGGTGTCACGGTGGGGATAGGGACCGGTGAGCAGGACAGGGTGGGGGTGGCGATGATCGCCAGGGACAAGGCCTACGTGAAGATGGCCGACCGGCTCTGTTGGCAACGGTTCGGAGTGAGCTGGTACGAGCTTGACGACGAGACGAAACGCCGCGAAATTTGGGAGGAGGTGGAAGAGGCGAGGGGTGGCCTCGAGGGGGCGATCATGGTGTCCGATGCCTTCTTCCCCTTCAGGGATGGAGTCGATGTGGGGATCCGCGAGGGGATCACCGGTGTGGTCCAGCCCGGTGGTTCGCTCAGGGATCATGAGGTGATCCAGGCCTGCAACGAGGCGGGGGTTACCATGGTCTTCACAGGCCAGCGGTGTTTCCGCCACTAG
- the miaB gene encoding tRNA (N6-isopentenyl adenosine(37)-C2)-methylthiotransferase MiaB, which translates to MRTYWVETYGCQMNKAESEALIRDLEEAGWGRASAPEEADVVVLNTCTVRQTAEERIAGRLGYYRYLKKHGRFILVLMGCMAERMKEEVLEAFPHVDVVVGTFQKNSFVRLLRERAEDLTLLQQLLLTEEDEYSFEKLHHSGLGFKAFVPIMHGCNNFCSYCIVPYVRGREISRRPSEIFEEIEALLEKGVREITLLGQNVNSYRFTWEGKEMRFAGLLREIVHRFPELPWLRFLTSHPKDLSEELIEVMSASSSICKHLHLPVQHGSNRILGAMNRRYTREHYLNLVERIRTAMPGIALTTDILVGFPGETEEDLELTLDLMRRVRFADAYTYYYNPRKGTRAYEWGDPIPLEVKKERLGRVIRLQRELSLEWKQRKIGRMVDVLVEEVSRKREDEVLARTEQDEMVVFPAPPERIGRFAHVQLVSLEGNTFRAKEVIRCLGDSSSR; encoded by the coding sequence ATGAGAACCTATTGGGTGGAGACCTACGGGTGCCAGATGAACAAGGCCGAGTCCGAGGCCCTCATACGGGATCTCGAGGAGGCGGGATGGGGACGTGCCTCAGCTCCGGAAGAGGCAGACGTGGTGGTGCTCAACACCTGCACAGTGCGCCAGACCGCTGAGGAACGAATCGCGGGGCGGCTCGGTTACTACAGGTATCTCAAGAAGCACGGGAGGTTCATCCTGGTCCTCATGGGGTGCATGGCGGAGCGCATGAAGGAGGAAGTGCTCGAAGCGTTCCCCCATGTGGACGTGGTGGTCGGTACCTTCCAGAAGAACTCCTTCGTCCGGCTCCTCAGGGAGCGGGCCGAGGATCTCACCCTCCTCCAGCAGCTTCTCCTCACCGAGGAGGACGAGTACAGCTTCGAGAAGCTCCATCACAGCGGACTGGGGTTCAAGGCCTTCGTCCCCATCATGCACGGGTGCAACAACTTCTGTTCATACTGCATCGTCCCTTATGTGAGAGGGCGTGAGATTTCGCGGCGCCCTTCCGAGATATTTGAGGAGATAGAGGCCCTCCTCGAGAAGGGTGTGAGGGAGATCACGCTCCTTGGTCAGAACGTGAACTCCTACCGCTTCACGTGGGAGGGGAAAGAGATGCGATTTGCCGGCCTCCTCAGGGAGATCGTCCATAGATTCCCCGAGCTTCCGTGGCTCAGGTTCCTCACCTCACATCCCAAGGATCTCTCCGAGGAGCTGATCGAGGTGATGAGCGCTTCTTCTTCTATCTGCAAACACCTTCACCTGCCTGTGCAGCACGGCTCCAACCGGATCCTCGGGGCCATGAACCGCCGCTACACCAGGGAGCACTATCTGAACCTGGTCGAGAGGATCCGCACCGCGATGCCCGGGATAGCCCTCACTACGGACATCCTCGTGGGCTTTCCGGGGGAGACGGAGGAGGATCTGGAGCTCACCCTCGACCTCATGCGTCGGGTTCGCTTCGCCGATGCATATACGTACTACTACAACCCACGGAAGGGAACCCGGGCGTACGAATGGGGAGACCCCATCCCTCTCGAGGTGAAGAAGGAACGGTTGGGTCGGGTGATCAGACTTCAGAGGGAGCTCTCCCTGGAGTGGAAGCAGAGGAAGATAGGGCGGATGGTGGATGTCCTGGTGGAAGAGGTGAGCAGGAAGCGGGAAGACGAGGTGCTCGCCCGGACGGAGCAGGACGAAATGGTGGTCTTCCCGGCTCCCCCTGAGAGGATCGGTCGTTTCGCCCACGTGCAACTCGTGTCCCTTGAGGGAAACACATTCAGAGCCAAGGAGGTGATACGATGCCTTGGAGATTCATCCTCACGATAG
- a CDS encoding SPOR domain-containing protein produces MLGLLLWCVPPGGLLPAEGVGAVSREQILALELSGDLEGALAALTRRYSVSRDPVDLFGIARLTYELGDFVLAESRTRELLSQDVSTVIKRDALLLLAHIYLATGRFEDAHALTTALLDLSDPTPALLYTAFLASLLNGEGTSAERIRDRLEELFPESPESVLVRGLSASHAEISWYPSYMLSLGEGVTMSPAGSTGEQATTDEEGGLRVGIQVGSFLERKNAQEMVDILGEKGFTALIVEAVRDGRTFFRVLLPVEAQTPSLTQERAQEILVSLKDQRIEGFVVFY; encoded by the coding sequence GTGCTGGGACTCCTCCTCTGGTGCGTCCCACCGGGGGGGCTGTTGCCTGCCGAGGGAGTGGGTGCGGTTTCGCGGGAGCAGATTCTTGCACTGGAGCTCTCGGGCGATCTGGAAGGAGCACTCGCAGCCCTCACTCGGAGGTATTCGGTCTCCCGCGATCCTGTCGATCTCTTTGGGATAGCTCGCCTCACTTACGAGCTGGGGGATTTCGTCCTTGCGGAATCGAGGACGCGGGAACTCCTCTCTCAGGATGTCTCCACCGTGATCAAACGGGATGCGCTCTTGCTCCTCGCTCATATCTATCTCGCCACGGGGCGCTTCGAGGATGCCCATGCCCTCACGACGGCCCTTCTCGATCTGTCCGATCCTACCCCCGCTCTCCTGTATACGGCCTTTCTCGCGAGCCTCTTGAATGGTGAGGGGACGTCGGCGGAGAGGATCAGGGACCGTTTGGAAGAGCTGTTTCCGGAGAGTCCCGAGTCGGTGCTCGTGAGAGGGCTTTCCGCTTCACACGCCGAGATTTCCTGGTATCCTTCGTACATGCTTTCCCTGGGCGAAGGGGTGACCATGTCCCCCGCCGGGAGCACCGGGGAGCAGGCGACTACGGATGAGGAGGGAGGGCTGCGGGTTGGGATCCAGGTGGGGTCCTTCCTCGAACGAAAGAACGCTCAGGAGATGGTGGACATCCTCGGGGAAAAGGGCTTCACGGCACTGATAGTCGAGGCCGTGAGGGATGGGAGGACCTTCTTCCGCGTGCTCCTTCCTGTGGAGGCCCAGACTCCCTCTCTCACCCAGGAGAGAGCCCAGGAGATCCTGGTCTCCCTCAAGGACCAGCGCATCGAGGGGTTCGTCGTGTTCTATTGA
- a CDS encoding pallilysin-related adhesin, translating into MHATRLLQIMSLIVFLLLLSCAPTPGGRRSSPGSLPILEQETRFVSLSPQEHPNEQESEGLFAKPYISLPESSQVITVLTVQLDMDGEEEQLVAYKTSPQPATPITLSVADYDSIRDVYREVWKTSLPMTSPYFFSMEAIDLTGDHTPELVVQGITETGDLNLQIFRRTLSPWGLSLSYRSVLSITTQGKVEIVRHERSTAYAEGQTTGQAFPVRVTTERTDEGGTIIQTITTYEWDVFQEVYTVRATEERALEHRGDTSEELRRLFEGTAEAIATFVAGPWFKEETHEETFLVLDYENREISFYREDIQEIYLWQNSIKNFYRGISIIAQNKTLPGLSISIYLSLQDANTIQISITTPEIRDPSPWNGTYSRFTEGLQRAFFSRSPISPRPLHLSGVFTNETTGGQVIFSDPSRLTWHTEDKSLSGFFTTYAIKEHTILEFLLFEERHTPPTHRLFLVTSSKEETVPLGVKKELVLLPIRLTPFGVEPLPSAVPITLQQIIREQRETPAPTPQ; encoded by the coding sequence ATGCACGCCACGAGACTCCTGCAGATCATGTCGCTCATCGTCTTTCTCCTCCTTCTCTCCTGTGCCCCCACGCCGGGCGGAAGGAGATCCTCACCAGGATCCCTCCCCATTCTCGAGCAGGAAACACGCTTCGTCTCCCTCTCTCCTCAGGAGCACCCGAACGAACAGGAAAGCGAAGGCCTCTTCGCCAAGCCCTACATCTCCCTTCCCGAATCATCACAGGTCATCACCGTGCTCACTGTACAGCTCGATATGGATGGTGAAGAGGAACAACTCGTGGCATACAAGACCAGCCCCCAACCGGCCACCCCCATCACCCTCTCGGTCGCGGACTACGACAGTATCCGTGATGTCTACCGGGAAGTGTGGAAGACCTCGCTTCCCATGACGAGTCCCTACTTCTTCTCGATGGAGGCAATCGATCTCACGGGAGACCACACCCCCGAACTCGTGGTCCAGGGTATCACGGAAACAGGAGACCTCAATCTCCAGATCTTCCGCAGGACCCTCTCTCCGTGGGGGCTCTCCCTCTCTTACAGATCCGTCCTTTCCATCACCACTCAGGGAAAGGTGGAGATAGTGCGCCATGAGCGTTCCACGGCCTACGCCGAGGGTCAAACCACCGGCCAGGCCTTCCCGGTACGTGTGACCACGGAACGCACCGACGAGGGCGGCACGATCATCCAGACCATCACGACGTACGAGTGGGATGTCTTCCAGGAGGTTTACACCGTGCGCGCCACGGAAGAACGAGCCCTGGAGCACCGGGGCGATACCTCGGAAGAACTCCGACGCCTCTTCGAGGGAACCGCCGAAGCCATCGCCACTTTCGTGGCCGGGCCGTGGTTCAAGGAAGAAACCCACGAGGAAACATTCCTCGTGCTCGACTACGAGAACAGGGAGATATCCTTCTATCGCGAGGACATCCAGGAGATCTACCTGTGGCAGAACTCGATCAAGAACTTCTACCGGGGGATCTCCATCATCGCACAGAACAAGACACTCCCTGGCCTTTCCATATCGATCTACCTCTCACTCCAGGATGCGAACACCATACAGATATCGATCACCACACCCGAGATACGGGATCCATCCCCCTGGAACGGGACCTATTCCCGCTTCACGGAAGGACTCCAGAGGGCCTTCTTCTCCCGCTCTCCCATCTCTCCTCGTCCCCTGCACCTCTCCGGTGTGTTCACGAACGAAACCACGGGAGGACAGGTGATCTTTTCCGATCCCTCCCGTCTCACATGGCACACCGAAGACAAGAGCCTCTCCGGATTCTTCACCACCTATGCGATCAAGGAACACACGATCCTCGAGTTCCTCCTCTTCGAGGAACGACATACCCCCCCGACGCACAGACTATTCCTCGTGACATCATCGAAGGAAGAGACCGTGCCGCTGGGCGTGAAGAAGGAACTCGTGCTCCTGCCCATCCGCCTCACCCCCTTCGGGGTGGAACCACTCCCCTCCGCCGTTCCCATCACCCTTCAGCAGATCATCAGGGAACAGCGGGAGACCCCTGCCCCCACCCCTCAATAG
- a CDS encoding lyase family protein: MSSQEKSLYLNLSPLDHRYYLANRELFDELSRYLSEQGNVWYLLRVEEALLLTHLEEAGVLDPDLERAVRKAAEEVTPDEVYEEEAQTQHNIRALVNVYVRHLPEQVRPYVHLGATSVDIMDTAAALRYRDAMRRVVLPLLLQVERRLIELAEHEAETPQVGRTHGQYAVPITFGYAVAEYVSRLGKSILRLEELSRDLRGKLSGAVGAYNATSLLVRDPRGFERRVLSRLGLLPTDHATQLVEPEYLLRLLLELNVAFGILANLADDLRHLQRSEIGEVQEAFGEKQVGSSTMPHKRNPWNSEHVKSLWKAFAPRVLTFYLDQISEHQRDLTNSASARFVTEYVAGFVAAAERMRRILAGLKVHRDRMLQHLKEGGGAMLAEAAYVLLARAGEWNGHEIVRRATLEAERTGKSFLQVLAEDRMVWEKLSSSLAETVGEEPETFFAEPWRYRGKAPERARELAREFSRLMDEIEERL; the protein is encoded by the coding sequence ATGTCATCGCAGGAGAAATCCCTCTACCTCAATCTCTCCCCGCTCGACCACAGGTATTACCTGGCCAACAGGGAGCTCTTCGACGAACTCTCCCGATACCTGAGCGAGCAGGGGAATGTCTGGTATCTCCTCAGGGTGGAGGAGGCGTTGCTCCTCACTCATCTGGAGGAAGCAGGGGTGCTCGACCCCGATCTCGAACGGGCGGTACGGAAGGCCGCCGAGGAGGTGACGCCGGATGAGGTGTATGAGGAAGAGGCGCAGACACAGCACAACATCCGCGCCCTCGTCAACGTCTACGTGCGTCATCTCCCCGAACAGGTTCGACCCTACGTCCACCTCGGGGCCACCTCGGTCGACATCATGGATACGGCTGCGGCGCTCCGTTATCGGGATGCGATGCGGCGGGTGGTCCTCCCACTCCTCCTCCAGGTGGAGCGGAGGCTCATCGAGCTTGCCGAACATGAGGCCGAGACTCCTCAGGTGGGGAGGACACATGGGCAGTATGCGGTGCCCATCACCTTCGGATATGCCGTCGCCGAATACGTCTCCCGGCTCGGGAAGTCCATCCTCCGCCTGGAAGAGCTCTCCAGGGATCTGAGAGGGAAACTCTCAGGCGCGGTGGGTGCCTACAACGCCACGAGCCTTCTGGTGAGGGATCCCCGGGGATTCGAGCGTCGTGTCCTTTCGAGACTCGGGCTCCTCCCCACCGACCATGCCACTCAGCTCGTGGAGCCTGAGTACCTCCTTCGTCTCCTCCTCGAGCTCAACGTGGCATTCGGGATCCTCGCCAATCTGGCGGATGATCTCAGGCACCTCCAACGATCCGAGATAGGTGAGGTCCAGGAGGCGTTTGGGGAGAAGCAGGTGGGTTCCTCCACCATGCCGCACAAGCGGAATCCCTGGAACTCGGAACATGTGAAGAGCCTCTGGAAGGCTTTCGCCCCCAGGGTCCTCACCTTCTACCTGGATCAGATCTCCGAGCATCAGCGGGATCTCACCAATTCCGCTTCGGCGAGGTTCGTGACCGAGTACGTGGCGGGGTTCGTGGCCGCAGCCGAGAGGATGCGACGTATCCTCGCAGGGCTCAAGGTGCATAGGGACCGGATGCTCCAGCACCTGAAGGAGGGTGGGGGAGCGATGTTGGCCGAGGCCGCCTATGTCCTCCTTGCCCGGGCGGGCGAATGGAACGGTCACGAGATCGTAAGGAGGGCGACCCTCGAGGCGGAACGCACGGGCAAGTCCTTCCTCCAGGTGCTCGCCGAGGATCGGATGGTCTGGGAGAAACTGTCCTCCTCGCTTGCGGAGACGGTGGGCGAGGAGCCCGAGACCTTCTTTGCAGAACCATGGAGGTATCGCGGCAAGGCCCCGGAACGTGCCCGGGAGCTCGCACGCGAGTTTTCACGGCTCATGGACGAGATAGAGGAGCGCCTATGA
- the guaB gene encoding IMP dehydrogenase, whose translation MNQMQMFEGLSYDDILLLPGYADFLPSEARVEVELHPRLRLNIPILSAAMDTVTEKEMAIALALEGGLGVIHRNLSPEEQAGQVAAVKRYLNWIIESPITVRKGQTVREAKALMQQYNISGLPVVDEKGTLCGILTGRDLRFVKDERLKVEEVMTPDPVVERGRPTIDQAQEAFDRHKVEKLPLVDETGKLIGLVTVKDIEKHQKHPRAALDSHGRLLVGAAVSPGDFRRRLPLLVENRVDVVVIDTAHGHTRNVVETVKAIKKEWDIPVIAGNVATVEGTKALIEAGADMVKVGIGPGSICTTRIVAGIGVPQFSAVLQCAEEAAKHGVPVIADGGIKYSGDIVKAIGAGAHAVMIGNLFAGLKEAPGKEIIYEGRIFKSYRGMGSLGAIREGSGDRYQIGEGEEPVPEGVEGRVPYKGELAPYLHQLVSGLKKGMGYCGCRTLEDLRSYRRFVKITHAALRESHVHDVTVTQEPPNYSR comes from the coding sequence ATGAATCAGATGCAGATGTTCGAAGGACTCAGCTACGACGATATCCTTCTCCTCCCAGGATACGCGGATTTCCTTCCCTCCGAGGCGAGGGTTGAAGTGGAACTCCATCCGCGGCTCAGGCTCAATATCCCTATTCTTTCTGCTGCGATGGACACGGTCACGGAGAAGGAGATGGCGATCGCCTTGGCCCTGGAAGGCGGGTTGGGGGTCATCCACCGGAATCTTTCTCCCGAGGAGCAGGCCGGCCAGGTGGCGGCCGTGAAGCGCTACCTCAACTGGATCATAGAGTCGCCTATCACCGTCCGGAAGGGACAAACCGTGAGGGAGGCCAAGGCCTTGATGCAGCAGTACAACATCTCCGGCCTCCCGGTGGTGGACGAGAAAGGGACCCTGTGCGGCATTCTCACCGGTCGGGACCTCCGGTTCGTGAAGGACGAACGGCTGAAGGTGGAAGAGGTGATGACCCCGGACCCGGTGGTGGAGCGGGGAAGACCCACTATCGACCAGGCCCAGGAGGCGTTCGACCGACACAAGGTGGAGAAGCTCCCCCTCGTGGACGAGACGGGGAAGCTGATCGGTCTCGTGACGGTCAAGGATATAGAGAAGCATCAGAAACATCCTCGTGCCGCCCTCGATAGTCACGGCCGTCTTCTCGTGGGGGCTGCGGTCTCTCCGGGGGACTTCAGACGGCGCCTCCCGCTTCTCGTGGAGAACAGGGTTGACGTGGTGGTGATCGATACGGCGCACGGACATACACGCAACGTCGTCGAGACCGTGAAGGCAATAAAAAAAGAATGGGACATCCCGGTGATCGCGGGAAATGTGGCGACCGTGGAAGGGACGAAGGCCCTCATCGAAGCCGGCGCCGACATGGTGAAGGTGGGTATCGGCCCCGGTTCCATCTGCACCACGAGAATCGTGGCGGGGATAGGGGTGCCGCAATTCAGTGCCGTACTCCAGTGTGCGGAGGAGGCTGCGAAGCACGGCGTCCCTGTCATAGCGGACGGGGGTATCAAGTATTCGGGGGATATCGTGAAGGCCATTGGGGCCGGTGCCCATGCGGTGATGATCGGGAACCTCTTCGCCGGGCTCAAAGAGGCTCCGGGCAAGGAGATCATCTACGAGGGACGTATCTTCAAGAGCTACAGAGGTATGGGATCTCTCGGTGCCATCAGGGAAGGTTCGGGAGATCGGTATCAGATCGGCGAGGGAGAGGAGCCGGTGCCCGAAGGAGTGGAAGGGAGAGTCCCCTACAAAGGCGAACTCGCCCCCTATCTCCACCAGCTCGTATCTGGTCTGAAGAAGGGGATGGGGTATTGCGGGTGCCGTACCCTCGAGGATCTCAGATCCTATCGCCGATTCGTGAAGATCACACATGCGGCGCTCAGAGAGAGTCATGTCCACGATGTGACCGTGACCCAGGAGCCTCCGAACTATTCCCGATAG
- the purA gene encoding adenylosuccinate synthase, with amino-acid sequence MNIVVVGAQWGDEGKGKIVDVLASRADLVVRYSGGANAGHTIVHDGVSYKLHLVPSGIVYPDTEVVLGTGMVIDPEALFLELSQIEALGVDWKGRLYISDRAHLVFPSYKAEDKAVDEKRRYPIGTTGRGIGVAYAKKAFRDGVRMIDLFDDKFFSRLTPQEKRFVEPYLSRLEPLLVNLVSFMRGRVSGNILFEGAQGILLDLDVGTYPYVSSGVSAPAGASLGGGVGPCDLDAVYGVCKAYTTRVGYGPFPSEFRDHEAGLGDRIREIGHEYGTTTGRPRRCGYLDLVALKYACEAGGLSALHLTHLDVYDTFDEIGVCVAYRIGGDVITEFPSSISALEDAEPVIRTVKGWKRSLRECRSYDDLPSEARAYVDLIEEYTSTPVEIVSVGCEREETIIRKDPWKRS; translated from the coding sequence ATGAACATAGTGGTGGTAGGAGCTCAATGGGGGGACGAGGGGAAGGGTAAGATCGTGGATGTGCTCGCGAGCCGGGCGGATCTCGTGGTGAGGTATTCGGGGGGAGCCAATGCGGGACACACCATCGTGCACGACGGTGTCTCGTACAAGCTCCATCTCGTTCCGTCCGGGATCGTGTACCCGGACACGGAAGTGGTGCTCGGCACGGGGATGGTGATCGATCCCGAGGCACTCTTCCTGGAACTCTCCCAGATCGAAGCCCTCGGGGTGGACTGGAAGGGGAGGCTCTATATCTCGGACAGGGCGCATCTGGTATTTCCTTCTTACAAGGCTGAGGACAAGGCCGTAGACGAGAAGCGTCGTTACCCTATCGGGACGACGGGGAGGGGGATAGGGGTGGCGTATGCGAAGAAGGCCTTCAGGGACGGGGTGCGGATGATAGACCTCTTCGACGATAAGTTCTTTTCCCGCCTCACCCCTCAGGAGAAGAGGTTCGTCGAACCCTATCTCTCCCGCCTCGAGCCCCTCCTCGTGAACCTCGTCTCCTTCATGCGAGGCCGTGTGTCCGGGAATATCCTCTTCGAAGGGGCACAGGGTATCCTCCTGGACCTCGACGTGGGCACCTATCCGTACGTCTCCTCCGGCGTCTCCGCTCCTGCGGGTGCGTCCCTGGGGGGCGGCGTGGGACCCTGTGACCTCGATGCGGTGTACGGCGTCTGCAAGGCCTACACCACACGGGTGGGGTATGGGCCCTTCCCCTCCGAGTTCCGGGATCATGAGGCGGGCCTGGGCGACAGGATCCGTGAGATAGGGCACGAGTACGGCACCACCACAGGACGTCCCCGAAGGTGCGGCTACCTCGACCTCGTGGCATTGAAGTACGCCTGTGAGGCGGGAGGTCTTTCGGCTCTCCACCTCACACACCTCGATGTCTACGATACGTTCGATGAGATCGGGGTGTGTGTCGCCTACCGGATAGGGGGAGACGTGATCACCGAGTTCCCTTCTTCCATTTCGGCGCTCGAGGATGCCGAACCTGTCATCCGGACCGTCAAAGGGTGGAAGCGGTCCTTACGGGAGTGCCGATCCTATGACGACCTTCCGTCCGAGGCGAGGGCCTATGTGGATCTCATAGAGGAGTACACCTCCACTCCGGTGGAGATCGTATCGGTGGGATGTGAGAGGGAGGAGACCATCATCCGGAAGGACCCATGGAAAAGATCCTAG